Proteins from a genomic interval of Prevotella sp. E13-27:
- a CDS encoding nitrilase-related carbon-nitrogen hydrolase: MKVAIVQFDIEWGKPLDNINKVEKLVAQNPKADLYILPEMWSTGFISTPQTMAENEQTSVSLDWMKSFTRDNKCAICGSLAVKTADSKFYNRNYFITSETIQYYDKRHLFTHGGEHRSFSAGQSHTIVEWNGFRILLLTCYDLRFPVWSRFGISGAYDAIIYVANWPTSRQQAWDVLTKARAIENQCYVIAANRVGKDPNCSYCGGSVIIDPLGNELAKSNAECLVEKTLCIDELNKMRAKFKVLDDRDKLVDCISV; the protein is encoded by the coding sequence ATGAAAGTTGCAATTGTTCAGTTTGATATTGAGTGGGGAAAACCACTTGATAATATCAATAAGGTCGAGAAATTGGTGGCTCAGAATCCCAAAGCCGATTTATATATACTCCCTGAAATGTGGTCAACAGGATTCATTTCAACTCCACAGACGATGGCGGAGAACGAACAAACTTCAGTTTCGTTGGACTGGATGAAATCTTTTACTCGAGATAATAAGTGTGCCATTTGTGGTAGTCTTGCAGTTAAAACAGCTGACTCTAAATTCTATAATCGTAACTATTTTATTACTTCAGAGACAATACAGTATTACGACAAGCGTCATTTGTTTACTCATGGAGGTGAACATCGTAGTTTCTCTGCAGGACAGTCTCACACTATCGTCGAATGGAATGGATTTCGTATCCTTCTGCTTACATGTTATGATTTACGTTTCCCAGTTTGGTCGAGATTTGGCATTTCAGGTGCTTATGATGCAATAATCTATGTCGCTAACTGGCCGACTTCTCGTCAGCAAGCATGGGATGTACTTACTAAAGCCAGAGCTATAGAAAACCAATGTTATGTGATTGCTGCAAATAGGGTGGGTAAAGACCCTAATTGTTCGTATTGCGGTGGTAGTGTGATTATTGATCCTTTAGGTAATGAACTCGCAAAAAGCAATGCGGAGTGCCTTGTGGAAAAGACACTCTGCATTGACGAACTTAATAAAATGCGAGCAAAGTTCAAAGTACTTGACGATAGAGATAAGTTAGTTGATTGCATTTCCGTATAA
- a CDS encoding tRNA1(Val) (adenine(37)-N6)-methyltransferase, giving the protein MAKDYFQFKRFTIHQSLCAMKVGTDGTLLGAWARGGNHVLDIGTGTGIIALMMAQRYPSAKVLGIDIDEGAIKQAKANVEDSPFIGNNGSEHRIEVRLQSVEETIGQFDSIVSNPPYFDASLKCPDKQRNTARHTDTLSFSSLFRNAWRLLSDDGEFSIIISMESKSKIDAEAVVVGFFKIRECLVKTLPHKQPKRVLMAFRKHPSSDTSFTEQVIEDYPGKRSEWYSGLTSEFYL; this is encoded by the coding sequence ATGGCAAAAGATTATTTCCAGTTTAAGCGTTTTACTATTCATCAATCATTATGTGCGATGAAGGTTGGAACTGACGGTACTCTCTTAGGCGCTTGGGCGCGTGGAGGGAATCATGTGCTTGATATAGGCACAGGGACAGGCATTATAGCGCTCATGATGGCTCAACGTTATCCATCTGCCAAAGTATTAGGTATTGACATTGACGAGGGAGCAATAAAACAGGCAAAGGCAAATGTTGAAGATTCACCTTTTATTGGAAATAATGGAAGTGAACATAGAATAGAGGTTCGACTACAGAGTGTAGAAGAAACTATAGGACAATTTGATTCCATTGTATCTAATCCTCCATATTTTGATGCCTCCCTAAAATGTCCTGATAAACAACGGAATACAGCGCGGCATACAGACACGCTTAGTTTCAGTTCGTTGTTCAGAAATGCTTGGCGACTTCTTAGTGATGATGGAGAATTCTCAATCATTATATCGATGGAGAGCAAGTCGAAAATTGATGCTGAAGCGGTGGTTGTTGGTTTCTTCAAAATTAGGGAGTGTTTAGTGAAAACATTACCTCATAAACAACCAAAGCGCGTGCTTATGGCATTTAGAAAGCATCCGTCTTCAGATACAAGTTTTACAGAACAGGTTATAGAAGATTATCCAGGCAAGAGATCCGAATGGTATAGTGGACTAACTAGTGAATTCTATCTTTGA
- a CDS encoding tagaturonate reductase, with amino-acid sequence MKPLNKHFAPKSVMPEKVIQFGEGNFLRAFVDWIIWNMDQKTNFNGSVVVVQPLNGGMVDWLNGQDCLYHVNLQGRENGKPVNTLERIDVISRCLNPYAQFDAYLALAEQPEIRFVISNTTEAGIAFDPNCKLEDKPASSYPGKLVQLLYHRYQAFNGDPTKGLIIFPCELIFLNGHVLKDCIRKYIDLWQLPDGFRQWFEESCGVYATLVDRIVPGFPRKEIAQIQEKIGYRDNLVVQAENFHLWVIEAPKEVAQEFPADKAGLHVLFVPSEEPYHKRKVTLLNGPHTVLSPVAFLSGVNIVRDACNHEVIGKYIHKVQFDELMQTLDLPMEELEKFAGDVLERFDNPFVDHQVTSIMLNSFPKFQARDLPGVKTFLERRGELPKGLVFGLAAIITYYKGGKREDGVEITPNDDPKIIELLQQLWATGDTQKVADGVLAAEFIWHENLNNVEGLNAMVKQFLDLIQQKGMLEAVKTIL; translated from the coding sequence TTGAAACCACTAAACAAACACTTCGCTCCTAAGAGCGTGATGCCCGAAAAAGTCATCCAGTTTGGCGAGGGCAACTTCCTTCGTGCATTTGTAGATTGGATTATCTGGAACATGGACCAGAAGACAAATTTCAATGGTTCAGTTGTAGTTGTTCAGCCACTTAACGGAGGTATGGTTGATTGGCTCAATGGTCAGGACTGTCTCTACCACGTTAACCTGCAGGGACGCGAAAATGGTAAGCCTGTAAACACTCTTGAGCGCATCGACGTTATCAGCCGCTGTCTCAACCCTTACGCACAGTTTGATGCTTATCTCGCACTTGCTGAGCAGCCTGAGATTCGTTTTGTAATATCTAATACTACTGAGGCTGGTATCGCTTTCGATCCTAATTGCAAACTCGAGGATAAGCCTGCATCAAGCTACCCAGGCAAGCTCGTACAGCTGCTCTATCATCGTTATCAGGCTTTCAATGGCGACCCAACTAAGGGACTTATCATATTCCCATGTGAGCTGATTTTCCTCAATGGTCACGTATTGAAGGACTGCATCCGCAAGTATATTGACCTGTGGCAGTTGCCCGATGGCTTCCGTCAGTGGTTCGAGGAATCTTGTGGCGTTTATGCAACACTCGTTGACCGCATCGTTCCAGGTTTCCCACGCAAGGAGATTGCACAGATTCAGGAAAAGATTGGCTATCGCGACAATCTCGTTGTTCAAGCCGAGAACTTCCATCTTTGGGTTATCGAAGCTCCAAAGGAGGTTGCACAGGAGTTCCCAGCAGACAAGGCAGGACTGCATGTTCTGTTCGTTCCATCAGAGGAGCCTTACCACAAGCGCAAGGTTACCCTGCTCAATGGTCCTCACACCGTTCTTTCTCCTGTTGCATTCCTTAGCGGAGTAAATATCGTTCGCGATGCATGCAACCACGAGGTTATTGGTAAATACATACACAAAGTTCAGTTTGATGAGCTCATGCAAACCCTCGACCTCCCAATGGAGGAGCTTGAGAAGTTTGCAGGTGACGTTCTTGAGCGTTTCGACAACCCATTTGTTGATCATCAGGTAACAAGCATCATGCTTAACTCGTTCCCCAAGTTTCAGGCTCGCGACCTTCCAGGCGTAAAGACATTCCTAGAGCGCAGAGGCGAACTGCCAAAGGGACTCGTATTCGGTCTTGCTGCTATCATTACCTACTACAAGGGTGGCAAGCGTGAGGATGGCGTAGAGATTACTCCAAACGACGATCCAAAGATTATCGAACTGCTTCAACAGCTTTGGGCTACTGGTGACACTCAGAAGGTTGCAGACGGTGTTCTTGCTGCAGAGTTCATCTGGCATGAGAACCTCAACAATGTTGAAGGTCTGAATGCTATGGTTAAGCAGTTCCTTGACCTCATCCAGCAGAAGGGTATGCTCGAGGCTGTTAAGACTATTCTCTAA
- a CDS encoding adenylosuccinate synthase produces the protein MNKGKVDVLLGLQWGDEGKGKVVDVLTPRYDVVARFQGGPNAGHTLEFEGQKYVLRSIPSGIFQGEKTNIIGNGVVLAPDLFMEEAKALEQSGHELKSRLHISKKAHLIMPTHRVLDAVYELQKGKNKVGTTGKGIGPTYTDKVSRVGLRVGDILENFEEKYNKAKARHESIIKSVLSTLPAEEANSFVYDITEVEKKWLEGVEYLRQFPIVDSEHEINNLLRSGKSILCEGAQGTMLDIDFGSYPFVTSSNTICAGACTGLGIGPNKIGDVYGIMKAYCTRVGAGPFPTELFDETGKKIRDLGHEYGAVTGRERRCGWIDLVALKYSIMVNGVTKLIMMKSDVLDGFDTIKACVAYKQNGNEIDYFPYNIEDNIEPVYKELPGWKQDMTKLTSEDQFPKAFKDYVDFLEKELETPIAIISIGPDRDQTIERNGK, from the coding sequence ATGAATAAAGGTAAGGTTGACGTTCTGCTGGGACTCCAGTGGGGCGATGAAGGTAAAGGAAAGGTAGTTGACGTGCTCACTCCACGCTACGACGTAGTAGCACGTTTTCAGGGAGGACCTAACGCTGGCCACACTCTTGAGTTTGAAGGTCAGAAATACGTACTTCGTTCCATTCCATCAGGAATATTTCAGGGCGAAAAGACCAACATCATCGGCAATGGTGTAGTACTCGCTCCAGATTTGTTCATGGAAGAGGCAAAAGCCCTTGAGCAGAGTGGTCATGAGCTAAAGTCAAGACTGCACATCTCCAAGAAAGCCCATCTCATCATGCCAACCCACCGCGTACTTGATGCTGTCTATGAACTGCAGAAAGGCAAGAATAAAGTAGGCACAACAGGAAAAGGCATTGGCCCAACATATACTGACAAAGTGAGCCGTGTAGGTCTTCGTGTAGGCGATATCCTTGAGAACTTCGAAGAGAAATACAACAAGGCCAAAGCGCGTCACGAGTCTATCATTAAATCTGTTTTGTCAACTCTTCCTGCAGAAGAGGCAAACAGTTTTGTATATGATATTACTGAGGTTGAGAAGAAATGGCTTGAAGGTGTTGAATACCTCCGTCAGTTCCCCATCGTCGATTCAGAGCATGAGATTAACAACCTGCTCCGTTCAGGCAAGAGCATTCTTTGTGAAGGCGCTCAGGGTACTATGCTCGATATTGATTTCGGCTCTTACCCCTTCGTTACATCATCCAACACCATCTGTGCAGGTGCATGCACAGGCTTGGGCATTGGTCCTAATAAAATAGGTGATGTCTATGGCATCATGAAAGCCTATTGCACTCGTGTTGGCGCAGGCCCATTCCCTACAGAACTCTTCGATGAGACAGGCAAGAAGATTCGCGACCTTGGTCACGAGTATGGCGCTGTCACAGGACGTGAGCGCCGCTGTGGATGGATAGACCTTGTAGCTCTGAAATACTCCATCATGGTTAATGGTGTGACAAAGCTCATAATGATGAAGAGCGACGTTCTCGATGGTTTCGACACTATCAAGGCTTGCGTGGCTTACAAGCAGAACGGCAACGAGATTGACTATTTCCCATACAATATTGAAGACAACATTGAGCCGGTTTACAAAGAGCTCCCAGGATGGAAGCAGGACATGACAAAGCTTACTAGCGAAGATCAGTTCCCAAAAGCATTCAAGGACTATGTTGACTTCCTCGAGAAAGAACTTGAAACACCAATTGCAATTATCAGTATAGGTCCAGACCGCGACCAGACAATAGAAAGAAATGGCAAATAA
- a CDS encoding Fur family transcriptional regulator: MKTTDKKEGVRQAVERILTNYLEINNHRKTPERYAILKGVYSMNGHFTLDELGEKMSEVYKFPVSRATLYNTLNLFMEIRLVIRHRFQGATKYEACYEDESHCHQICTMCGKVTEVKAPEIADAIDQLRLKRFRKDGFSLYIYGICSNCQSAITRKKKNNLYKHKDNE, translated from the coding sequence ATGAAGACAACAGACAAAAAGGAAGGTGTGCGCCAAGCTGTAGAGCGCATACTTACTAATTATCTTGAGATTAACAATCATCGCAAAACGCCTGAACGTTACGCGATATTAAAGGGCGTCTACAGCATGAATGGGCACTTTACGCTCGACGAATTGGGCGAAAAGATGAGCGAAGTATACAAGTTCCCTGTATCAAGGGCAACTCTGTATAACACTCTTAACCTGTTCATGGAGATTCGTCTCGTAATAAGACATCGTTTTCAAGGCGCTACAAAATATGAAGCATGCTACGAAGACGAAAGCCATTGTCACCAAATATGCACCATGTGTGGCAAAGTGACTGAAGTTAAAGCCCCAGAAATAGCCGATGCAATAGACCAGTTGCGCCTTAAGCGATTCCGCAAAGACGGTTTCTCACTGTATATCTACGGAATCTGTTCTAATTGTCAGTCGGCAATAACTCGTAAAAAGAAGAACAATTTATATAAACACAAAGACAATGAATAA
- the tgt gene encoding tRNA guanosine(34) transglycosylase Tgt → MTFELQHTDSASDARTGIITTDHGQIKTPIFMPVGTCGSVKGVHFEELRQQVKAQIILGNTYHLYLRPGLDTIKKAGGLHRFNTWDRPILTDSGGFQVFSLTGIRKLREEGCEFRSHIDGSKHIFTPENVMDTERIIGADIMMAFDECPPGQSDYQYAKDSLALTQRWLDRCIKRFNETEPLYGHHQALFPIVQGCTYKDLRREAAKFVADKGAEGNAIGGLAVGEPTEVMYEMIEVVNEILPKDRPRYLMGVGTPQNILEAIERGVDMFDCVMPTRNGRNAMLFTYHGTMNMRNKKWEQDFSPIDPEGCDIDRLHTKAYLHHLFKAQELLALQIASIHNLAFYLRLVSDAREHIENGDFVVWKKKVIEDLERRL, encoded by the coding sequence ATGACATTTGAACTCCAACATACAGACTCAGCCAGCGATGCGCGTACTGGTATTATAACAACTGACCACGGACAAATAAAGACTCCAATCTTTATGCCTGTGGGCACGTGTGGTAGTGTGAAAGGAGTTCACTTCGAGGAATTACGACAACAAGTGAAAGCCCAGATTATACTTGGTAACACCTATCATTTGTACCTTCGCCCTGGACTTGACACGATAAAGAAAGCTGGTGGTCTTCACCGTTTCAATACATGGGACCGTCCGATACTAACTGACTCAGGCGGTTTTCAGGTCTTTTCACTTACGGGAATACGTAAACTCCGCGAGGAAGGATGTGAGTTTCGAAGCCACATTGATGGTTCTAAGCACATTTTCACACCTGAGAACGTAATGGATACTGAACGAATAATCGGTGCTGACATAATGATGGCATTCGATGAATGTCCTCCTGGTCAGAGTGATTATCAGTATGCAAAGGACTCTCTCGCGCTGACTCAACGCTGGCTTGATCGCTGTATAAAACGCTTCAACGAGACAGAGCCACTTTATGGACACCATCAGGCTCTCTTCCCTATCGTTCAGGGATGCACATATAAAGATTTGCGTCGTGAAGCTGCAAAATTTGTTGCTGACAAAGGTGCTGAAGGAAATGCCATTGGTGGTCTTGCTGTTGGTGAACCTACAGAAGTTATGTATGAAATGATTGAGGTAGTGAACGAGATTCTTCCAAAGGATCGTCCCCGTTACCTCATGGGTGTCGGAACGCCTCAAAACATTCTCGAAGCCATTGAGAGAGGTGTTGATATGTTCGATTGCGTTATGCCTACAAGAAATGGACGCAATGCCATGCTATTCACTTATCATGGAACTATGAACATGCGTAACAAGAAGTGGGAACAAGACTTCTCTCCTATCGATCCAGAAGGTTGCGACATTGACCGTCTGCACACTAAGGCATATCTTCATCATTTGTTCAAAGCCCAGGAACTTCTTGCTTTGCAGATAGCATCCATTCATAATCTGGCATTCTATCTGCGACTTGTAAGTGATGCGCGTGAACATATTGAAAATGGCGACTTCGTCGTATGGAAGAAAAAGGTGATAGAAGACCTCGAACGAAGACTTTAA
- the lon gene encoding endopeptidase La — protein sequence MHIEFEMSDNQNNKAFSMIADIEGDFKDLVEIDIPNELPILPVRNLVLFPGVVAPILIGRESSLNLIKRAEKKGLIIGIVCQRDPEIEIPTIDDLYKYGVYAKIIKQLTLPNGNVTAIVQGFGRLELLDIISTNPYLKGSVVQSPEIHPEKNDREWITAVDDLRHIADQYITAADDIPDEATFAIHNIQNNEMALNFVCSNMPFTIKEKMKLLSCDSIKERLFSTMKAINREINLQNLKADIRNKTREDIDEQQKNYFLQQQIKNLQAEMGNETTPEKAELLKKAATKKWSKEINDVFMKELNKLDNVPSQSPDFNVQLNYLQTFVSLPWNEYTKDDLNLMRAQKILDKEHYGMEKVKERILEYIAVLSLRGDMKSPILCLYGPPGVGKTSLGKSIAEALKRKYVRMSLGGLHDEAEIRGHRRTYIGAMPGRIIKNIQKAGSSNPVFILDEIDKVTQNTVNGDPASALLEVLDPEQNTAFHDNYLDVDYDLSKVLFIATANNIGSIPRPLLDRMEIIEVSGYITEEKIEIAKRHLIPREMENTGLNLQKPKPTFNKSAIEQIIEHYTRESGVRQLEKQINKALRKLAFNQKMNLLEDVKDPMKITEDKLAGLLGNPPFNRDIYQGNKYAGVVTGLAWTSVGGEILFIETSLSKGKGSKLTLTGNLGDVMKESAVLALEYVKAHADHLNIDYRIFDNYNIHIHVPEGATPKDGPSAGITIATSIASALTQRKVRKNTAMTGEITLRGKVLPVGGIKEKILAAKRAGITDIIMCNENEKDINDIPEIYLKGVSFHYVENVQDVWDFALTDEFVENRMNFEIEEKEPTK from the coding sequence ATGCATATAGAATTTGAAATGAGTGATAATCAGAATAACAAAGCCTTCTCGATGATAGCTGATATAGAAGGTGATTTCAAGGATTTGGTCGAAATAGACATACCCAATGAGCTACCCATTCTTCCTGTTAGGAACCTGGTGTTGTTCCCTGGTGTTGTCGCACCTATCCTTATTGGTAGAGAGTCAAGTTTGAATCTCATTAAGCGCGCTGAGAAGAAAGGATTGATAATAGGCATAGTATGTCAACGCGACCCTGAGATTGAAATTCCGACAATAGACGATTTATACAAATACGGTGTATATGCCAAGATTATTAAGCAGTTGACCCTACCCAACGGAAATGTAACAGCCATTGTGCAAGGTTTCGGTCGTCTTGAACTTCTTGACATAATATCTACTAACCCATATTTGAAAGGCTCAGTTGTGCAGTCGCCAGAGATTCATCCTGAAAAGAATGATAGAGAATGGATAACTGCTGTTGATGATTTACGCCACATAGCTGACCAATATATAACTGCTGCCGACGATATACCTGACGAGGCAACATTCGCCATTCATAACATTCAAAACAATGAAATGGCGCTGAACTTCGTATGCTCTAATATGCCTTTCACCATTAAGGAAAAGATGAAACTCTTGAGTTGCGATAGCATCAAGGAGCGTCTATTCAGTACGATGAAGGCTATCAACAGAGAGATTAATCTCCAGAACCTGAAAGCAGACATTCGTAATAAAACTCGCGAAGACATAGACGAGCAACAGAAGAACTATTTCCTTCAGCAGCAAATAAAGAATCTTCAGGCAGAGATGGGCAATGAAACAACGCCTGAAAAAGCTGAACTGCTGAAGAAAGCTGCTACCAAGAAATGGTCAAAGGAGATTAACGATGTCTTTATGAAGGAACTCAACAAACTTGACAATGTTCCTTCTCAGTCACCAGACTTCAACGTACAGCTGAACTACCTTCAGACATTCGTATCACTACCATGGAATGAATATACCAAAGACGATCTGAACCTCATGCGTGCCCAAAAGATTCTTGACAAAGAACACTATGGTATGGAGAAGGTGAAAGAACGCATATTGGAATATATTGCAGTACTTTCTCTGCGTGGTGACATGAAGAGTCCTATTCTTTGTCTTTACGGTCCTCCAGGAGTTGGTAAAACATCGCTTGGAAAGTCTATTGCTGAAGCATTGAAGCGTAAATATGTAAGAATGTCGCTTGGCGGACTGCATGACGAAGCTGAGATACGCGGACACCGTCGTACATATATTGGTGCTATGCCTGGACGTATAATTAAAAACATACAAAAGGCAGGCTCAAGCAACCCTGTTTTTATTCTTGATGAGATTGACAAGGTGACCCAGAATACTGTAAATGGTGATCCTGCTTCTGCCCTGCTCGAAGTTCTTGACCCTGAGCAAAACACAGCTTTCCACGACAACTATCTTGACGTGGACTATGACCTGTCAAAAGTACTCTTCATTGCCACAGCTAACAACATTGGCTCTATACCTCGTCCATTACTCGACAGAATGGAAATTATTGAGGTAAGTGGTTATATCACTGAAGAGAAAATCGAGATAGCCAAACGTCATCTCATACCAAGAGAGATGGAGAACACAGGACTTAACTTGCAAAAGCCAAAGCCAACGTTCAACAAATCGGCAATAGAGCAAATTATCGAGCATTACACACGCGAAAGCGGTGTTCGCCAGCTTGAAAAGCAGATAAACAAAGCACTCCGCAAATTGGCATTCAACCAAAAGATGAACCTTCTTGAGGATGTCAAAGACCCGATGAAGATAACAGAAGACAAGCTTGCAGGCCTTTTGGGAAATCCTCCATTCAATCGTGACATCTATCAAGGCAACAAATATGCAGGTGTTGTTACTGGATTAGCTTGGACTAGCGTTGGTGGCGAAATACTATTTATAGAAACATCACTAAGTAAAGGTAAAGGTTCTAAGCTGACACTTACAGGCAATCTTGGTGATGTTATGAAAGAAAGTGCAGTTCTGGCCTTGGAATACGTAAAGGCACATGCTGACCATCTTAACATCGATTACAGGATATTTGACAACTACAATATCCACATACATGTTCCTGAGGGTGCCACCCCTAAAGACGGTCCTTCAGCAGGTATAACCATAGCCACAAGCATTGCCTCTGCACTTACACAACGCAAAGTGAGGAAGAACACCGCCATGACAGGTGAGATAACCCTTCGCGGAAAAGTACTTCCTGTTGGAGGTATTAAGGAAAAAATACTTGCTGCTAAACGTGCAGGCATTACAGATATTATAATGTGTAATGAAAACGAAAAGGACATAAACGACATTCCTGAGATTTACCTTAAAGGAGTTTCGTTCCACTACGTGGAGAATGTTCAGGATGTGTGGGATTTTGCCCTTACAGATGAATTCGTAGAGAATCGCATGAACTTTGAAATTGAAGAAAAAGAGCCAACGAAATGA
- a CDS encoding LptF/LptG family permease: MKEIAQRILSIIKGVKWNDANFLKHIKLLDWYIIKKFIGTYFYAIALIISISIVFDFNEHMSKFATNHAPWQAIVFDYYANFIPYFANLFSPLFVFIAVIFFTSKLAGNSEIIAMLACGTSFRRLIRPYMISAAIIALLNYYLGAYVIPHGNIIRQNFEVLYKNNTKNTTAQNVQLQVAPGVIAYIQTYDNITKRGYGFSLDKFEDKKLISHMTASTIQYDTIAEEHNHWRAINYKIRTLKGLREHIESGYDLDTLIMMEPMDLVFSKGQQETFTSPELLRYISKQKDRGSSNVVQYEVEYHKRIATSFASFILTIIGASLSSRKRKGGMGVYLGIGLALSFTYILLQTVSATFAINAGTPSMLAAWIPNILYAFIAYFCYRQAPN; this comes from the coding sequence ATGAAAGAAATAGCGCAAAGGATATTATCAATAATAAAAGGTGTTAAGTGGAATGATGCCAATTTCCTTAAACACATAAAGCTTCTTGATTGGTATATCATCAAGAAGTTTATTGGCACATATTTCTATGCCATTGCCCTTATTATATCAATATCCATCGTTTTCGATTTCAATGAGCACATGTCAAAGTTTGCCACTAACCATGCACCTTGGCAGGCAATCGTGTTTGACTATTATGCAAACTTTATACCCTATTTCGCAAATCTATTCTCTCCCCTGTTTGTATTTATTGCTGTAATCTTCTTTACTTCGAAACTTGCAGGCAACTCCGAAATAATTGCTATGCTCGCATGCGGTACCAGTTTTCGAAGATTGATACGTCCATACATGATATCAGCAGCAATTATTGCGTTATTAAACTACTACTTGGGAGCTTATGTTATACCTCATGGAAACATAATACGTCAGAACTTTGAAGTGCTCTATAAAAACAACACAAAGAATACTACTGCTCAGAATGTTCAGCTTCAAGTAGCACCAGGAGTAATTGCCTACATACAGACTTATGACAACATAACCAAACGAGGTTATGGATTCTCACTCGACAAGTTTGAAGACAAGAAGCTGATAAGCCACATGACAGCTAGTACTATTCAGTACGACACAATAGCTGAGGAACACAACCATTGGCGTGCGATAAACTATAAGATACGCACTTTAAAGGGATTGCGTGAGCATATTGAGTCTGGCTATGATTTGGATACACTTATAATGATGGAACCAATGGACCTTGTATTCTCCAAAGGCCAGCAGGAAACATTCACATCACCAGAACTATTGCGTTACATATCCAAGCAGAAGGACCGTGGCTCATCCAATGTGGTACAATATGAGGTTGAATATCATAAGCGTATAGCTACTTCGTTTGCATCATTTATTCTTACTATAATCGGAGCATCGCTGTCTTCAAGAAAGCGCAAAGGAGGCATGGGAGTATATTTAGGAATAGGACTTGCACTTTCATTCACTTATATTCTTCTACAGACCGTTAGTGCCACTTTTGCAATAAATGCAGGAACTCCATCAATGCTGGCAGCATGGATACCAAACATACTCTATGCTTTCATCGCTTATTTCTGTTATAGGCAAGCACCAAATTAA